The following coding sequences lie in one Musa acuminata AAA Group cultivar baxijiao chromosome BXJ1-8, Cavendish_Baxijiao_AAA, whole genome shotgun sequence genomic window:
- the LOC135581888 gene encoding E3 ubiquitin-protein ligase RKP-like isoform X3 has translation MMVLWWKSPDFEFSLEGFLSMKRPNKQDLHCLIPSVWWPGSCEDVGCESSMMLTMTALSGAMNKIEEMHQRLCSLVIHFVPRAAPCQPPGSVFNTFLQNFILKVRGAEHKMTSSNVSNNSVVVSLYTVILRFLSEGFPVEGISGFVKGSGVNLGANVGFLHRGGKRRFPVELFFTGDANCAGARRIGGSLNHLVNSQLFNEEQTKEVQWIEGCMDDEETTVTHSTIQKPCCCSSSDVDDIQTVEDSIGYTSRGLKGFCIPISERSLNVVTLCNSRSLGDEIVDKPSSSNQSDVDTGCRSLPCPESIATTSELSLEVLREEELLDMMLFLYHLGVAPNFRQAFYYMSHQSQSISLLDDTDKQIRERSCIEQVKRLKEARNVYREELVDCVRQCAWYRISLFSRWKQRGMYATCMWVVELLLVLSNTDSVFCFVPEFYLESLVDSFHALRKSDPSFVSSAIFIKQGLASFVTFVVKHFNDPRILSADIKDLLLHSISSLVQCKDYLVAFEDNKEAIQRLPRALLLAFDNRSWIPVANIILRLCKGSGFSYSNHAGSSSSALFQVLFREACVHDEALFSSFLNRLFNTLSWTMTEFSVSIREMQENYQIGDLQQRKCSVVFDLSCNLAKILEFCTREIPQAFLLGPDMNLRRLTELIIFILNHIIFTSDSEFFDMSVRRPCQYQEKTNRAIILAPLVGIITSLMDAHTNLEQMDLNDVVGVFVSMDCPATVFQCLLGYNWSNVLRGDASLAKLAKLEEFSSNLRRRTEAIKRTESCVRTGDDEAEDCCCICYACNSDTMFEPCHHKSCHGCITRHLLNGQRCFFCNAIVTSVVKVEPRN, from the exons TTCCATCTGTTTGGTGGCCTGGTTCCTGTGAGGATGTAGGCTGTGAAAGTAGCATGATGTTAACTATGACTGCACTATCTGGTGCTATGAACAAG ATTGAGGAGATGCACCAGCGACTTTGTAGTTTGGTCATACATTTTGTGCCTCGGGCAGCCCCCTGCCAGCCACCTGGTTCTGTGTTTAATACATTCTTGCAGAATTTCATCTTGAAGGTCAGAGGCGCAGAGCATAAGATGACTTCTTCCAATGTATCAAATAACTCAGTTGTAGTTTCTCTGTACACAGTAATCCTACGTTTCCTATCTGAAGGTTTTCCTGTAGAGGGCATATCTGGGTTCGTGAAAGGTTCTGGAGTGAATCTTGGAGCCAATGTTGGATTTCTTCATAGGGGTGGAAAGCGAAGATTTCCTGTGGAGTTGTTCTTCACAGGTGATGCAAATTGTGCTGGAGCCCGTAGAATAGGAGGTTCTTTAAATCACCTAGTTAACTCTCAACTATTTAATGAGGAACAAACAAAAGAAGTACAGTGGATTGAAGGCTGCATGGATGATGAAGAAACAACAGTAACACATTCTACTATTCAGAAGCCATGTTGTTGTTCAAGTTCTGATGTTGATGATATCCAAACAGTAGAAGATAGCATTGGATATACATCTAGAGGTTTGAAGGGTTTTTGTATTCCTATTTCTGAGAGATCACTTAATGTGGTAACATTGTGCAATTCCAGAAGTCTAGGTGATGAAATTGTCGATAAACCTAGTTCGAGCAATCAGTCAGATGTTGATACTGGATGCCGATCTTTGCCGTGTCCAGAGAGCATAGCAACAACTAGTGAATTATCATTGGAAGTACTAAGAGAGGAAGAGCTGCTTGATATGATGCTATTTCTGTACCATTTAGGTGTTGCACCAAACTTTAGGCAG GCGTTTTATTACATGTCTCATCAGTCACAATCAATTTCTCTCTTAGATGACACGGACAAACAAATAAGAGAAAGATCCTGCATTGAGCAGGTGAAGCGTTTGAAAGAAGCACGTAATGTTTATCGAGAAGAATTGGTTGATTGTGTCAGGCAATGTGCATG GTACCGCATCTCTCTATTTTCTCGTTGGAAGCAAAGAGGAATGTACGCAACATGCATGTGGGTTGTGGAGCTGCTTTTGGTTCTAAGCAATACTGATTCTGTATTTTGTTTTGTTCCTGAGTTTTATCTGGAATCACTG GTTGACTCTTTTCATGCATTACGGAAGAGTGACCCTTCATTTGTTTCTTCTGCTATTTTTATCAAGCAAGGGCTTGcttcattt GTCACGTTTGTTGTCAAGCACTTCAATGATCCACGGATACTAAGTGCTGACATCAAAGATCTTCTTTTGCACTCCATATCATCCTTGGTACAGTGCAAGGACTACCTAGTTGCTTTTGAGGACAACAAGGAAGCAATTCAGAGATTGCCCAGGGCATTGCTGTTGGCATTTGATAACAGATCCTGGATTCCGGTTGCAAACATAATTCTCAGATTATGCAAAGGTTCTGGATTTAGTTACTCAAATCATGCAGGATCCTCATCATCGGCCCTTTTCCAG GTACTATTTCGAGAGGCTTGTGTCCATGATGAAGCTCTATTTTCTTCATTCCTCAATCGTCTTTTTAACACACTTAGTTGGACTATGACTGAATTCTCAGTGTCTATCCGAGAGATGCAAGAGAATTATCAG ATTGGTGACTTGCAGCAAAGAAAATGCAGTGTTGTTTTTGATCTGTCATGTAATCTCGCAAAGATTCTGGAGTTCTGTACACGTGAGATCCCTCAGGCATTTCTCTTGGGGCCTGATATGAATCTACGGCGGCTTACAGAATTGATCATATTTATTTTGAACCATATAATTTTCACTTCAGATTCTGAGTTTTTTGACAT GTCAGTTAGGCGACCTTGCCAATATCAAGAGAAAACAAATCGAGCCATTATCTTAGCACCTCTTGTTGGTATTATAACCAGCTTAATGGATGCTCACACAAATTTGGAACAAATGGACCTGAATGATGTTGTAGGGGTGTTTGTGAGCATGGACTGCCCTGCTACTGTTTTTCAATGCTTGTTGGGCTACAATTGG AGTAATGTCCTTAGAGGGGATGCTTCTCTTGCAAAGCTAGCAAAGCTTGAGGAATTTTCCAGTAATCTGAGAAGAAGAACAGAGGCCATAAAAAGGACAGAGTCATGTGTCAGAACTGGCGACGACGAAGCAGAAGACTGCTGTTGCATCTGCTATGCTTGCAATTCAGATACCATGTTTGAGCCATGTCATCACAAGtcatgccatggttgcattacACGGCACCTATTGAATGGCCAGCGATGCTTCTTTTGTAATGCGATAGTCACATCTGTGGTGAAGGTGGAACCAAGGAACTGA